Within Chromatiales bacterium, the genomic segment CCGGCCAGCGCCACCAGGATGGCGATGCCGCCGCGGTCGCGCAGCTCCTCGCCCACCTGCGGACCGACGAAGTCCACGCTGCGCATCTCCACACTGGCGTCGCTGACGCCGCGCATGAGTTCCAGCACGGCGTTGCTGAGTTCGGCGCTGTCCTCGTCCGGGCGCGGCGCGATACGGATCAGCACGTCGCGGGCCGTGTCCACGTTCTGCACGATGGCCTTATCGAAGCCATTGTCGTTGAGGGTGGCACGCACCTCACCGAGGTCGGCCGGCTCGGCGAAACGCACCTCGATGGAGGTCCCGCCAGTGAAGTCGATCCCGAGGTTCAGGCCGTTGACGAACAGCGACCCGATGGAAATGACGATGAACAACAGGGACAGGATGACGGCGAGCCGCCCCTTGCCCAGGAAATCGATCTGCGTCTTGGCATTCGGCATAAACCAGATTCTCCTAATCAGATCGCCAGACGCGTAAGGCGCCGGTTGCCGTAGATGAGGTTGACCACGGCACGGGTACCCATGATGGCAGTGAACATGGACGAGACGATGCCGATGGACAGCGTGACGGCGAAGCCCTGCACCGGACCGGTGCCGATCACGATCAGCGCCACGGCGGCGATCAGCGTGGTGATGTTGGCATCGGCGATGGTCGAGAGCGCCTTGTCATAGCCGGCGCGGATCGCGGCCTGCGGCGACATGCCGTTGCGCAGCTCCTCGCGGATGCGCTCGAAGATCAGCACGTTCGCATCCACCGCCATACCCACGGTGAGCACGATACCGGCGATGCCCGGCAGCGTCAGCGTGGCCTGGAACAGCGAGAGCGCCGCGACGATCAGCAGCAGGTTGGCGGTGAGCGCGAGGTTGGCGATCAGCCCGAACACGCGATAGAAGAGCGCCATGAACACCATCACCAGCACGAAGCCGATGACCACCGACTTGAAGCCCTTCTCGATGTTGTCCTTGCCGAGGCTCGGACCGATGGTGCGCTCCTCCACGATCTGCATGGGCGCGGCCAGGGCGCCGGCGCGCAGCAGCAGCGCCAGGTCGGCCGCCTCGCGGCTGGAATCCAGGCCGGTGATCTGGAAGCGCTTGCCCAGCTGCTCCTGGATGCGCGCGACGTTGATGACCTCCTCGACCTTGCTCGGCACGTTGACGCGCTCACCGTTGATGATGCGCGTCTCTGTGCGGGTCTCGATGAAGACCACGGCCATCAGGCGCTTGACGTTCTCGCCCGAGGACTTGCTGAACAGGCGTGCCCCCTTGCCGTCCAGCGTGATGCTGACGGAGGGACCGCCGGAATCCTGGTCGATGCCGCTCTGGGCGTCGATGATGTAGTCGCCGGTGAGCATCACGCGACGCTTGAGCAGGATGGGCTGGCCCTGGCGATCCAGGTACAACCGGTCGCCCGGCGGCACGCGGCCGCTGGCCTGAGCCGCGTAGGCATCGGCATTCTCGTCCACCAGGCGGAATTCCAGGGTGGCGGTCTTGCCGAGGATCTCCTTGGCGCGGGCCGTGTCCTGCACACCCGGCAGCTGCACCACCACGCGGTCCTCGCCGGCCTGCTGGATCAGCGGCTCGGCCACACCCAGCTCGTTCACGCGCTTGCGCAGCGCCGTGACGTTCTGCTGCACGGCAAAGGACTTGATCTCCTGCAGGGCCTCGTCGCGAATGCCGGCCTCGATAAGGAAGGCACCATCTGACTCCAGGGTCTCGAACGCCATCTCCTGGCGGTATTCCTCCTGCAGGGCCGTGAGCGCCCGCTCGCGCAGCTCGGCGCTGGCAAAGCTCGCCACCACCCGGGATTCGGTGCGGGAGACGTCGTCGTAGGGGATGTTGTTCTCGATCAGCAGGCTGCGGAACTCGCTTTCGTTGCGCTCCAGGGTCTTGGCGACCACCTCGTCCATGTCCACCTGCATGAGGAAGTGCACGCCGCCGCGCAGGTCCAGGCCGAGGTTCATGGGCTTGGCATTGAGCGACTGCAGCCACTCGGGCGTGCTCGGCGCGAGGTTCAGGGCCACGATGTAGCCGCTGCCCAGTACGCCGCGCACGATGTCCTGGGCCTTGAGCTGGTCCTCGACGTCGTGGAAGCGCACCAGCAGCTGCTCGCCCTCGAGCGCGATCTCCTTGTAGCCGGCTCCGACCTGGTCGAGCACGTTGGCCACGCGCTGGCTGACCGTTTCATTGATCTCGACCCCCCGCGTGGCACTGATCTGCAACGCCGGATCCTGCGGGTAGCGGTTCGGCAGGGCATACAGGATGCCCCCGATCACCACGGCGAGGATCAGGAGGTATTTCCAGAGGGGGTAGCGATTCATGAACGTTCCCTGGCTTGAATGGCGATGCGACGGTGAGGCTTACAGGTTCTTCATCGTGCCCTTGGGCATGACGGCGCCGACGGCCTGCTTCTGCACCTTCACCTCGGTGCCCTCGGCGACCTGGATCTGCACGAAGTTCTCGCCGATCTCGGTGACCTTGCCGAGCAGACCGCCGGTGGTGACCACTTCATCGCCCTTGGACAGGGCCTCGAGCATGGCGCGGTGTTCCTTGGCGCGCTTGCTCTGCGGGCGGATGATCATGAAGTACATCATCACGAACATCAGGCCGATCAGCAGCAGCAGCTGGATGCCGCCGCCCTGGGCCTGCTGGGCGCCGTTCTCGGCGATGGCACTGGCAATCAGAAGATCCATGGGACTCACTCCGGTTATTGGTCGTTATCAGGAACCCAGACGGGCTCCGATGGTACAGGGTTCAAGGCGCCGTATTATGACACAGGCGGCACGCTTTTCGAGCGCAGGCGGTAGAACTCCGCCACGAAGGCCGCCAGCTGCCCGGCCTCGATGGCCGCCCGCAGGCCGCGCATCAGCTCCTGGTAGTAATACAGGTTGTGGATGGTGTTGAGGCGCGGCCCCAGCATCTCGCCGCACTTGTCCAGATGCCGCAGGTAGGCGCGGGAGTAGTTCCGGCAGGTGTAGCAGCCGCAGTCCGGGTCGATGGGCCCGGTGTCGTCGGTGTAGCGCGCATTGCGGATGCGCAGCGTACCGTGGCGGGTATAGAGAAAGCCGTTGCGCGCGTTGCGCGTGGGGATCACGCAGTCGAACATGTCCACGCCGCGGCGCACCGCCTCGACGATGTCCTCCGGCGTGCCCACCCCCATGAGGTAGCGCGGCCTATCGGTCGGCAGCACCGGCAGCGTCGTATCCAGCACGTGCAGACGGTCGGCCTCGGGCTCGCCCACCGACAGCCCGCCGATGGCGTAGCCGTCGAAGCCGATGGCCTGCAGCCCCGCCGCCGACTCGTGGCGCAGATGCGCGTACATCCCGCCCTGCACGATGCCGAACAGGGCCGCGTCGTTGCCCTCATGGGCGGCGCGGCTGCGCGCGGCCCAGCGCAGGGACAGCTCCATGGACTGCCGGGCCTGCTCCTCGGTGGCCGGGTACGGCGTGCACTCGTCGAAGATCATCACGATGTCCGAGCCCAGCGCCTTCTGCACGGCCATGGAACGCTCCGGCGTAAGCTCCACCGGGCTGCCGTTCACCGGCGACTGGAAGCGCACGCCCTCCTCCGTGATCTTGCGCATCTGCGCCAGGCTGAAGACCTGGAAGCCGCCCGAGTCGGTGAGGATCGGCCCCTCCCAGTGCATGAAGTCGTGCAGGTCGCCGTGTCGGGCGATGATCTCGGTGCCCGGGCGCAGCATCAGGTGAAAGGTGTTGCCGAGGATGATCTGGGCGCCGAGGTCGGTGAGCTCTTCCGGGGTCATGGCCTTCACGGTGCCGTAGGTGCCCACCGGCATGAAGGCCGGCGTCTCCACCACCCCGCGCGGGAACGTCAGCCGCCCGCGGCGGGCCTTGCCGTCGCTGGCCAGGTGTTCAAACTGCATGCGCATGCGGGGCGCTCTCCTCGAAGACGAAATCTCAGACCCGCGCCGCGGGCTGCGGACGGGTGATGAACATGGCATCGCCATAGCTGAAGAAGCGGTAGCGCTCCTCGATGGCATGCCGGTAGGCGGCCATGATGTGGGCGTGGCCGGCAAAGGCGCTGACCAGCATCAGCAGGGTCGATTCCGGCAGATGGAAGTTGGTGATCATCGCGTCCACGCTGCGAAAGCGGTAGCCCGGGGTGATGAAGATCTCGGTGTCGCCCGAGAAGGCCGCCAGCGTCCCGCCGGCAGAGGCCGCCTCCAGGCTGCGCACGCTGGTGGTGCCCACCGCGATCACGCGCCCGCCGCGGGCCCGGCAGGCCGCCACCTGCGCCACCACCGCCTCCGGCACCTCCACCCACTCGGCGTGCATGCGATGCGCGGCGATGTCGTCCACCCGCACCGGCTGGAAGGTACCCGCCCCCACGGGCAGGGTCACGAAGGCGGTCTCCACCCCCTGCGCGCGCAGCCCCGCCAGCAGTGCGTCGGTGAAGTGCAGCCCCGCCGTGGGGGCCGCCACCGCGCCCGGGCGCTCGGCGTACACCGTCTGGTAGCGCTCGCGGTCGTCGATGCTGTCGGCGCGGGTGATGTAGGGCGGCAGGGGCATGTGCCCCACCGTCTCCAGCACCTGCCAGATGGACTGGTCCGCGCCGAAGTCCAGCGCGAACAGGGCCTCCCGCCGGCCGGTCACGGTCACCTCGGCCCCGCCCTCCAGGATCAGGCGCGTGCCGGGCCTGGGCGACTTGCTCGCGCGCACGTGAGCCAGGGCATGGTGCGCATCCAGCACCCGCTCGAGCAGCAGTTCCACCTGCCCGCCCGTCTCCTTGCGCCCATAGAGACGCGCGGGGATCACGCGGGTGTTGTTGAACACCAGCAGGTCGCCGGGGCGCAGCAGCTCGCCGATCTCGCTGAAGTGGCGATCCGCGATGCCGCCCCCCTCGCCGTCGAGCACGAGCAGGCGCGAGTCACCGCGCGTGGCCGGCGGTTCCTGGGCGATGAGCTCGGGGGGTAAATCGTAAGCGAAATCACTCACTTGCATGGCGCGGCATGGTAGCAGGAAGGCCCCGGCTTTGCGACACGAATGCTTGCGGGCACGGGCCATTCCATTGATACTGTGCGCCCTGAGTGCCGGGGTGGCGGAACTGGTAGACGCGCCTGACTCAAAATCAGGTTCCTTCGGGAGTGCGAGTTCGAGTCTCGCCCTCGGCACCACTTTATGAATCAGCGACTTAGGCTCTTATCTGCATTCTGCTGATTTCCGCCTCTTAGTTTTTGGGCTACGCTGGGGCTACACTCTGAACGACGGTCACTCCCCTCATTCAACCTTTTCGAGGGGTAGCACCATGGCAGACCACAAGTTCGAATCCATCTTTTCGGCCATCCAGGTCGATCCCAATAACGCGAGCACCCTTCGTCGCATCGCAGCCGACAGCGCGGAAGATCTCGAGTGTGCCGCCAGTGTCATGCTCAGGCTCATGTCCATACCCGCTGAGGGAAACACTGACGCGGAGATCCTCTCTGAGGCGGCCTGGTATGTTCAGGTCCTCCTGAACTTCCAGAGAGAATTTCAGGAACTGGCAAAAACAGTCGAATCGGCGAAATAGACGATAAGGTTTTCAGACGAAAAAAAGCCCCGGCACTTGGCCGGGGCATTCGCTTCTTCACCTGTATCCTCTTCCTCTGACGTTGATCTCATACTTCAGCTCTTGCTGCAACAGGTCGTTGAGTCGCGGCCCGACCTTGCGCTGAATGTCCGACGTCACTTCGCCTACCCCCTGCAGCTCGATACGGTCCTCGCGAATGGGCAGGTTTGGCGACCACGCACGCGGGCTGCGATGAGTGAGAACGGATGCCCGCTGGAAGCTGCTAAGGCGGCCGTCGCGCATAGTGGCGACAAAGCTGCCGGGGAATGAGTGGCGCCCGACACGGGTGCCGTTCCTTGTCTGGCGGACCTTCCCCAGGTTAGAGACGGTATAGTCCTTTGCCCCCACCCACACGCTGCCAGCGGTGCCGGTGCGGCGGTTCGGCATCCGCATGAATAGCCGCTTTGTCTTGAAGCGGCCACGCCCGAGAAGCGCGCCGACAGGCAGTTGATTGCGGTGGGCGATTCCTCGGGCGGCATGCGTATTGGCCCAACGGGTTGTTTTGCGAACGGCCCGGCCCAGGGCGCGATTTACCTCACGTTCCAGTCCTTGCAGGTCGCGCGAGACATTCCTTGCGCTGAATTCATCGACCTCGGTCCAGACACGAAACGTCCGAAGTCCGCGAGCGGTATCCCGCTGAGCGCGCATCAGCTTGGTTTTTACATAGACTTTCAAGAAAGCCTTGTAAGACATATAAACCATTGGCCTGAGCCAAATCATGCCGACACGCCCTCATGTACCGAAAAAGGTGCTGCTCATGCCACCTGCAAACCCCAGGGTTTAGACACACAGGCGTCCGGGGAACAGCGCCCGCCATTGGCGGCCCGGTGCCGGCTCAACCATACCGGCTTTAAGATCAGGCTTACGCGCCCTCGTTGCGGACCAGGCCGCGCCAATCCAGCACGGCGGCACCCACATCGAGGCGGCACTTGATTTCGAGCACGTCGCGCACGAAGGCGTCGCGCTGCTCGATCGTCGCGCCCTGGCCATCCAGGCGGGCCACTTCGATGGTGTCGTACATCACCGGATCGGCGGCCAGATACCAGGCCGTGGTGGAGTCGTCATCGAGACGGGCATCGACCACCACCACCAGGCGGCGCACCCATTCGGGCACCGCGTTGCTGGTGGCGCTCGGCTGGATCGAGGCCAGCAGCTGCTCGGCCTTGGTTTCGAGGGCGGCCGGCACGAGCAGATAACGCGGGGTGATGTTCAGCGCCCCCTCGCCCTGCAGGCCCTTCTGCAGGCGCATCAGCTTGCGGGCTTCGCCCAGGCTATCCACGCTCAGGGCGGCGGCAGTGCCTTCGTTGGCATGGGCAACGCTAAACAGGGCGTTGGTGTCACGCATGGCCGGGTTGTTGATGAGCAGCGAGTAGACGGCATCCGCTTCGCGGCGGGCGGCGGCCTGGCCCAGCGCAAACGGCACGCGGGACAGCTCGCCCAGGTCGTCATTCACCAGCGCCTGCCGGCTGATGCCCAGAATGCGGCCGAAGGTCTCGAGGCGGATCGGCTCGGCGGCATCGGTCAGGGCACCAAAGGTGTATTCGGCGCCCTCCTTGACCTTCGACAGGCCCGGGGCCTCGCTCAGTGCCACGCGCTTGGCTTCCTTGAAGTCCGGCAGCTCGCCGGAACGCGTCCAGATCCGGTGGGTCGCGGCCTCTGATTCCTGCATGCCGGTGATCAGCGCCTTGTTCGCGACGTTGCTCAGAAGCTCCGGCATGTCGGAGGTGGTAAGCGCTGCCTGGATGATTTCGGCCTTGCTCTGGCCACGGGTGGAGCGGCCACGCTGGGAGAGCAGCGTCCCGGCGATCTCCACGGCACCCATGCCGCGCACATCGCGGGCGGCCGGGTGCGGGTTCTTGACCGGCACACCGAAGCGCATCAGCAGGCCATCGGTGACGGCCGCCTTGAATTCGCTCTCGCGGCGGTCATAGCCCATGCTGATGGACGGCGGGTCACTGGCCAGGGGCTCGCAGCCTTCGCCCATCTTGGCGAGCAGTTTCTCGCGGACATGGTCCACCGACAGGCGGGTGTCGGCCATCACGTCGTTGTACAGGTCCTGATACTGACCACGGATGAGGAACGGCTGAAAGATCGTGCGGATCTCGTCGTTACGCGCCTGAATGCGGGCCCTCACTTCGGCCTCGGTGGTGGCGACGACTTCCGGTTTCTTGGGCGTGTTGGGCTCCACGCCGGGGGTATGGGTTTGGGTCTCGGGCATTGGGGTACTCCTTGTGCGTTTCGGGGGGTTGTCGAAGCGGGACAGATCGAGGGACGCGGCAATCGCCAGGGGGGCGGCGATCTCGTCCACGAATCCCGCTTTCAGGGCTTCATCGGCATCAAGCCAGGTCTCGGCAGCCAGCAGCGCCTGCAGCTCGGAGGTCTTCCCCTTCCAGCGGCGGGCATACGCCTTCAACATGGCGTCGCGGTGTTTGTCCAGGGTGTCGGCCAGGCGGCGCAGCTCCGTGGCGTTGCCGGTGGCGCTGGTCCAGGGATCGTGGATCATGAACAGGGCATTCTCGGCCATCACGATCCAGTCACCGGCCATCGCCAGCAGACTGGCACTGCTCGCGGCCAGGCCGTCGATATGCACCTCGACCGTGGCGGAGTGACTGCGCAGAGCGTTGAATGCGGCCAGGGCTTCGGTGACTGCACCACCGGGCGAGTTGATACGCAGTGTGATTGTCCTGACGTTCGGGGCGGCATTGATCCGCTCCACCATCTGCGCAGCAAACCCTGAGTCGATGTCGGCATAGACGACGATTTCCAGGGCGTTGGCTTGTGCCTTGATTTCGTTTTGTGCGTTCATGCCCTCAAGGTAGGTGGGCCTTCACTGGATGAAAACAGCCTATTTCTTTCGACAGCACGCCATGATGTGGTCGGGGTCCTCGGGCACACGTTCGTTCGCCTGAAACGCACAGAATAGCGCCCGCTGTAATTCGTCCAGACTCTCGGGTGGTTCTTCGTGGTGGCGGATACGCGGCCACTTGCGACGGAAGCGTTTCACCGCATCGGCCAGGTAATTGGCACGCCAGCGAACCGGCCGCCATTGTCCGTCGTGCGCATACTCAAGGGCCGCCATCAAAGCGGCGTTGCGTCGCTCCATCGCCTTCTGGGTCTCGAAGGACCGGATACCACGGCCACGCAACCCGAGTACCACATCGAGCGGGCGACGACCGCCCTCGTCCAGGTATTCGGCGATCCCGTCGCGCATCCATTCTGCTACATCGTCAGGCACCGGCCGCCCGGCCTCGAGGGCGGTCATGAGCCGGCACAAACGATTGCGGGGTGTCATCACTGCAACCTCGGCAACGTGAGCGGGGCGCGTGCATAGGCCGCCGTCACCGCGAGGACTTCATTCAGCGTGCCGTCGCGTGCCTCAGCGGTCGGGCTGCACACCTGCACCAGCTGCCCCAGCCCCTGAGCGAGCGCCACGGCCAGGACATCGGTAGACCAGCCACGCGAAGCGGCCAGCGCCACGACTTCACTCCATACTTCGTCGACCTGTTGCACGGGGTTCTTTGTCTGTTCGGTCATTGGTTGATTTCTCCGGCTTGAGTGATTGAATGATTACGAACGGGTACGGCCATGGCGGCGGTTATCGCGGATTGCGTCACGCAAGACCACGCGGCGCAGCTTGCGGTAACGCTTGCGGTTAAATCGGGCCATCAGAATCACCCTCCTCACAATATTCAAAGGCCCGCCCAAGAGCGGCTGACTCCATACCGTCGAGATCAGATGGTGCCTTTTCGGCTCGCTCCGAGGCCTCCTCATAAAGCTGGTCCAGAAGCTCCCGCCATTCGTCAGAACCGTTCGTGGCGCGAAGCTCGGCCTCTCGCTCTCCGACGATCACATCCAGGTTGTCCGCCAGGGCCATGAAGAAGCCTTCGCTCGCTTTGGCCTTCTCGAGCTCACGCTCGGCTTTGTCGGCCCGCGCCCCCTCTCCCTCCAGCTGATCGCGCAGGGAGCCAAGCTGCTCACGCAGCGAACCCACGTCATCGAGCAGCGGCTTCAGCAATCGGGCCCGCAGCCGGCGCGGGTCCGATCTCGCCAGGATTTGCCTGGCCGCTTCGCTCGGATTCACCCGGCCATCGGCATGAAGTGTCACCTTGCCGTTCTTCACCCACCGGGAAACCGTCTGCCGGCTCACGCCGAAGATCCGCGCCAGCTCCGCCGGCAGCACACGAACCCGGGTATCGCCAGCCGGCAAAAGTGACAGGGGCTCGGCGGTCTGATCTCTATCGTCTTGTTCTGGCGTTGATGTCACGGTGTCAATCTCTCCGTCACGTGTTCACTATGCTTCAGGGCTAAAACCTGGCGAAATTCCGCGCCGCCGTCGACCCGCCTGCTGGCGAAGTCGGGAAGGACCCGCGGCGGGATCGAGGCTTGCGGGTAAATGCGGGTAAAAGCGGGGTGGTTTCACTCTCTTTACTTAATTTGTCACTGACACTTTTCTCACGTAGGGATAAATAACCCCAAATTACCCGCATTACCCCGCAACCCATCATGCGGACCTCACCAACCAGCGAGCCACCTTCTGGTGGCTGTCGCCCTCGATGCGCAGCAGCTGCAGGCCGTCGACGATCCTGTCCCGGTGTCGACGCAGCCAGCCACCCAGGCGACGACCGCTGATACGCTCGGCACAAACCACCTCGACGGCGTCATGCAGATCGGGGTAAGCATGACGCCCAGTGCCGTCGAACTCCTGAGCGGACCGGATGATCTCGGCCACGGTTACCCCGTGCTCACCGAACGCGGCCCGGATATTGGTGAGCAGGTTGCGGGCTGACTCGAGGTCGGGATCGTCGTCACGCAGGCGCTCGGCAGGGCCGAGAGGGTCGGGGAGTCCCAGCCAGCAAAGCGGGCGGCGGACCATGCGGTCCCACTCCGAAAAGCCGGCGTATGCCTGTAGGTCATCAATAGCGGGCTCACCTGCCGCACGGTAGGCCATGGGCAGCGTGAGGGCCGCACGCAGCAGCTCCCCGCGGTTGTCTGCCGCCCATGCCAGGAGGTCACGGGGGAAGCGTCGACGCTCAGGGCGCTCGACGCCAGCATCCAGCCGGATCAGCACGGTACGGCGGCGCAGGTCACCTATCACCGCCAGGTTGTTCCCGGTGGCGGCAATCAAAGCCTGAGTGGGTATCGAGAGCATCGAGGAACCACCCAGCGGGCGCAGTCTCACGGTCGGCTGAGTGGCCACCTGGCACAGCAGATCCCCATCGAGGGGGCGCTCGACGTTATCCAGGGCGATGAGCGGGTCACCGGCCAGCAGCGCAGCCGCGAGTCGCTTCTCGGCTTCGGACGGGTCTCTCCCAAGGCTTAGCACCGCAGGCCGGCGCCCCTGAGCAATCACCGATGCCAGGTCGACCGAATAGGATTTCCCGGTACCGGGCGTTGGCGCCGTGACCGCATAGATGGGGGCGGAAGGAATCGAGCGACGAATCACGGCGGTGATGATCATCGAGATCAAGCCCGCTTCGTCGCTGTCGGTTACGAACGGGAACGAACCCACCGCATCCCTGAGAATCTCTGCAGCCTCGAGGGCCTCCTCCCTGCTCGGTTGGTCGGCTGGCGGCCTCCACGCGCTGGGTTCATCCGCCACAAAGATTCCGGACTGCGAGTCATACCCTGCACGCAATAGCCGGAAGTCTGGTGACAACGTGGGGGATTCGGTGACGCCATTGAGGCGCGGCACGCGTGGCCAATGCCCACGGGCGAGAATGCCCTCGGCTATGCGGCGCGGACAGTCGATGACCTTCCAATCATTCGACCGTGCGTCGTAGCGACGGTGAATCGCTGCCCGGGTAGCGAGTTCCGCCACATGAGCAGCATCCACCATATGAATCTGCGGCGAGCCTTCCGGCCGGTGAATTGCTCCGCTCTGCTTGCCATCCGTGCGATGTATGCGCACCAGTCGACCACCCCACACATAGAGCAGCCCGAGAGCCCGCACAGCATCGAGGGTTTCCTCGATGACCGTCGGCAGGTCTCCGGCCTCGTGCATAATCATCGGGCGATCGTCGTGCGTGGATGGCCCACCGGTATCATTCACGGCCCGAACCGTCATGCACCACCCTCGCTCAGGAGAGCATTGAGGCGGTCACCAGTTACCCGGCGTTCCGTTTGCAGTACGGCAGCCAGGCGACGCATAGCCGGGCGACGCTTCTTGATCGTCTCGAGGGTCATCAACAGCAGCTGAGCACCTAGCTCGGTGGTGTCGGCCTTGCTGCTCACCGCTGCCGACTCCACCATAGCGAGCGCTATCTCGATCTCCTCGGCACAGGCGACGGAAGGCACACCTATCTCGGTTATCTCGGCCATGAGGCCGGCCAGCGTGACCATGGCTCGCTGCAGGTGTGCGTCCAGGGAGACATGAGGACCGATCTCCCAATGCTCGCCGGCGTTCGTGAACCCGGCCCATTCACCATTGCGGCGAAAGATACGCACGGACCGGACGGACTCGCCAATCTCGACATAGGCAACAGCATGGCCAGCCTCATGCATTGCGGCTTGCCGTCTGGTGCCGAACAGGGCCCGCTCACCAAACGTCCGCGCAATATCGCCGGCCCTGAACAATGCACGGCGCTCCATTAACTCCCGCGTCTTGTCATCCATCCCGATGCGGCGCAAGGTGTCGAGGGGAGCCCCCTTGATCGACTCACGCGGGGGCATTCGTGTGCTCCATCGTGCGGCTGTTGATGAAGTGCTCCACGTCCGCACGGCGGTACCGGACACGGCCGCCGA encodes:
- the secD gene encoding protein translocase subunit SecD, which gives rise to MNRYPLWKYLLILAVVIGGILYALPNRYPQDPALQISATRGVEINETVSQRVANVLDQVGAGYKEIALEGEQLLVRFHDVEDQLKAQDIVRGVLGSGYIVALNLAPSTPEWLQSLNAKPMNLGLDLRGGVHFLMQVDMDEVVAKTLERNESEFRSLLIENNIPYDDVSRTESRVVASFASAELRERALTALQEEYRQEMAFETLESDGAFLIEAGIRDEALQEIKSFAVQQNVTALRKRVNELGVAEPLIQQAGEDRVVVQLPGVQDTARAKEILGKTATLEFRLVDENADAYAAQASGRVPPGDRLYLDRQGQPILLKRRVMLTGDYIIDAQSGIDQDSGGPSVSITLDGKGARLFSKSSGENVKRLMAVVFIETRTETRIINGERVNVPSKVEEVINVARIQEQLGKRFQITGLDSSREAADLALLLRAGALAAPMQIVEERTIGPSLGKDNIEKGFKSVVIGFVLVMVFMALFYRVFGLIANLALTANLLLIVAALSLFQATLTLPGIAGIVLTVGMAVDANVLIFERIREELRNGMSPQAAIRAGYDKALSTIADANITTLIAAVALIVIGTGPVQGFAVTLSIGIVSSMFTAIMGTRAVVNLIYGNRRLTRLAI
- a CDS encoding phage tail protein encodes the protein MIWLRPMVYMSYKAFLKVYVKTKLMRAQRDTARGLRTFRVWTEVDEFSARNVSRDLQGLEREVNRALGRAVRKTTRWANTHAARGIAHRNQLPVGALLGRGRFKTKRLFMRMPNRRTGTAGSVWVGAKDYTVSNLGKVRQTRNGTRVGRHSFPGSFVATMRDGRLSSFQRASVLTHRSPRAWSPNLPIREDRIELQGVGEVTSDIQRKVGPRLNDLLQQELKYEINVRGRGYR
- the yajC gene encoding preprotein translocase subunit YajC codes for the protein MDLLIASAIAENGAQQAQGGGIQLLLLIGLMFVMMYFMIIRPQSKRAKEHRAMLEALSKGDEVVTTGGLLGKVTEIGENFVQIQVAEGTEVKVQKQAVGAVMPKGTMKNL
- a CDS encoding Clp protease ClpP, yielding MNAQNEIKAQANALEIVVYADIDSGFAAQMVERINAAPNVRTITLRINSPGGAVTEALAAFNALRSHSATVEVHIDGLAASSASLLAMAGDWIVMAENALFMIHDPWTSATGNATELRRLADTLDKHRDAMLKAYARRWKGKTSELQALLAAETWLDADEALKAGFVDEIAAPLAIAASLDLSRFDNPPKRTRSTPMPETQTHTPGVEPNTPKKPEVVATTEAEVRARIQARNDEIRTIFQPFLIRGQYQDLYNDVMADTRLSVDHVREKLLAKMGEGCEPLASDPPSISMGYDRRESEFKAAVTDGLLMRFGVPVKNPHPAARDVRGMGAVEIAGTLLSQRGRSTRGQSKAEIIQAALTTSDMPELLSNVANKALITGMQESEAATHRIWTRSGELPDFKEAKRVALSEAPGLSKVKEGAEYTFGALTDAAEPIRLETFGRILGISRQALVNDDLGELSRVPFALGQAAARREADAVYSLLINNPAMRDTNALFSVAHANEGTAAALSVDSLGEARKLMRLQKGLQGEGALNITPRYLLVPAALETKAEQLLASIQPSATSNAVPEWVRRLVVVVDARLDDDSTTAWYLAADPVMYDTIEVARLDGQGATIEQRDAFVRDVLEIKCRLDVGAAVLDWRGLVRNEGA
- the queA gene encoding tRNA preQ1(34) S-adenosylmethionine ribosyltransferase-isomerase QueA, whose product is MQVSDFAYDLPPELIAQEPPATRGDSRLLVLDGEGGGIADRHFSEIGELLRPGDLLVFNNTRVIPARLYGRKETGGQVELLLERVLDAHHALAHVRASKSPRPGTRLILEGGAEVTVTGRREALFALDFGADQSIWQVLETVGHMPLPPYITRADSIDDRERYQTVYAERPGAVAAPTAGLHFTDALLAGLRAQGVETAFVTLPVGAGTFQPVRVDDIAAHRMHAEWVEVPEAVVAQVAACRARGGRVIAVGTTSVRSLEAASAGGTLAAFSGDTEIFITPGYRFRSVDAMITNFHLPESTLLMLVSAFAGHAHIMAAYRHAIEERYRFFSYGDAMFITRPQPAARV
- the tgt gene encoding tRNA guanosine(34) transglycosylase Tgt, encoding MQFEHLASDGKARRGRLTFPRGVVETPAFMPVGTYGTVKAMTPEELTDLGAQIILGNTFHLMLRPGTEIIARHGDLHDFMHWEGPILTDSGGFQVFSLAQMRKITEEGVRFQSPVNGSPVELTPERSMAVQKALGSDIVMIFDECTPYPATEEQARQSMELSLRWAARSRAAHEGNDAALFGIVQGGMYAHLRHESAAGLQAIGFDGYAIGGLSVGEPEADRLHVLDTTLPVLPTDRPRYLMGVGTPEDIVEAVRRGVDMFDCVIPTRNARNGFLYTRHGTLRIRNARYTDDTGPIDPDCGCYTCRNYSRAYLRHLDKCGEMLGPRLNTIHNLYYYQELMRGLRAAIEAGQLAAFVAEFYRLRSKSVPPVS